In Zea mays cultivar B73 chromosome 7, Zm-B73-REFERENCE-NAM-5.0, whole genome shotgun sequence, the following proteins share a genomic window:
- the LOC103631855 gene encoding probable proline transporter 2 isoform X2: MDAAADDKPEISDDTAHQISVDPWYQVGFVLTTGVNSAYVLGYSGSIMVPLGWIGGTCGLLLAAAISMYANALLARLHEVGGKRHIRYRDLAGHIYGPKIYGLTWALQYINLFMINTGFIILAGQALKATYGLFSDDGVLKLPYCIAISGFVCALFAIGIPYLSALRIWLGFSTLFSLMYIVIAVVLSSRDGITAPARDYSIPKSSQSTRVFTTIGSIADLVFAYNTGMLPEIQATIRPPVVKNMEKALWFQFTIGSLPLYAVVFVGYWAYGSSTSGYLLNSVTGPVWVKAVANLSAFFQTVIALHIFASPMYEFLDTKYGSGRGGPFEIHNVAFRVAVRGGYLTVNTLVAAVLPFLGDFMSLTGALSTFPLTFVLANHMYLMVKGPKLGAIQKSWHWLNVLGFTALAVAAAVSAIRLIMRDSSTYHFFADL; encoded by the exons ATGGACGCCGCCGCCGACGACAAGCCGGAAATCTCCGACGATACGGCCCACCAGATTAGCGTTG ATCCTTGGTATCAAGTTGGCTTCGTCCTCACAACCGGGGTCAACAGCGCATACGTTCTAGGATACTCTGGATCAATCATGGTCCCTCTAGGCTGGATCGGCGGCACATGCGGCCTCCTCCTAGCTGCCGCCATATCCATGTACGCTAATGCTCTTCTTGCACGGCTTCATGAAGTCGGTGGCAAACGCCATATCAGATACAGAGACCTTGCTGGACACATATATG GACCGAAAATTTACGGGCTTACATGGGCTCTGCAGTACATTAACCTTTTCATGATCAACACTGGCTTTATCATCTTAGCTGGACAAGCTCTCAAG GCCACGTATGGACtgttcagtgatgatggagttctgaAACTCCCTTACTGCATTGCGATATCAGGATTCGTCTGTGCTCTTTTCGCCATTGGAATCCCTTATTTATCTGCCCTCAGGATTTGGTTGGGGTTCTCCACGCTTTTCAGCCTCATGTATATTGTGATAGCAGTTGTGCTGTCGTCGAGAGATGGGATAACCGCACCTGCAAGGGATTACAGCATCCCCAAATCATCGCAGTCAACTCGAGTCTTCACTACGATAGGTTCCATAGCAGACCTTGTGTTTGCTTACAACACCGGCATGCTGCCAGAAATTCAG GCAACCATCAGGCCTCCTGTGGTGAAGAACATGGAGAAAGCTCTATGGTTCCAGTTCACCATTGGCTCCTTGCCTCTCTATGCTGTAGTTTTTGTGGGTTACTGGGCTTATGGGTCCTCAACATCAGGCTACCTCCTCAACAGTGTCACAGGCCCAGTCTGGGTGAAAGCGGTTGCAAATCTGTCGGCATTTTTTCAGACAGTCATAGCGCTGCAC ATCTTTGCTAGCCCCATGTATGAATTCCTGGACACAAAATATGGAAGTGGGCGTGGTGGCCCTTTTGAGATCCACAACGTGGCGTTCAGAGTAGCAGTCAGAGGAGGCTACCTGACGGTGAACACGCTGGTGGCCGCGGTGCTCCCATTCCTCGGCGACTTCATGAGCCTGACGGGCGCCCTCAGCACCTTCCCGCTGACGTTTGTGCTCGCAAATCACATGTACCTGATGGTGAAGGGGCCTAAGCTGGGTGCCATCCAGAAATCATGGCACTGGCTCAATGTTCTTGGGTTCACTGCGCTGGCTGTTGCAGCGGCGGTCTCCGCAATAAGGCTCATCATGCGTGATTCCAGCACCTACCACTTCTTCGCTGATCTTTGA
- the LOC100284528 gene encoding lachrymatory-factor synthase has translation MDGHGQSDEAASKAWRGAASGVVSAPVARVWELVSSTSRLREWMPMVESCTAVAGDEDVPGYVRLVRGGLMFPQQQQGSSWVRERLVAMDHTARSYTYLMEDGNVGLAGSRNTISLLDYGGGATLVVWSFEMEPVDDANQDALLDYLRILYKSCIDTIPPCLL, from the coding sequence ATGGATGGGCACGGACAGTCAGATGAAGCGGCGTCCAAGGCGTGGCGCGGCGCAGCGAGCGGCGTGGTGAGCGCGCCCGTGGCCCGCGTGTGGGAGCTGGTGTCCTCCACGTCTCGGCTGCGCGAGTGGATGCCCATGGTGGAGTCGTGCACCGCGGTGGCCGGTGACGAGGACGTGCCGGGCTACGTGCGCCTCGTGCGCGGCGGCCTCATGTTcccccagcagcagcaggggTCGTCGTGGGTGAGGGAGAGGCTGGTGGCCATGGACCACACCGCCCGCTCCTACACCTACCTCATGGAGGACGGCAACGTCGGCCTCGCCGGCTCCCGCAACACCATCAGCCTCCTGGACTACGGCGGAGGCGCAACGCTGGTGGTGTGGAGCTTCGAGATGGAGCCGGTGGACGACGCCAACCAGGATGCCCTGCTCGACTACCTCCGCATCCTCTACAAGTCGTGCATCGACACCATACCTCCTTGTCTGCTCTGA
- the LOC103631855 gene encoding probable proline transporter 2 isoform X1: protein MDAASASSSWQDLPPRLQSYDNRAPLLLPVKIMDAAADDKPEISDDTAHQISVDPWYQVGFVLTTGVNSAYVLGYSGSIMVPLGWIGGTCGLLLAAAISMYANALLARLHEVGGKRHIRYRDLAGHIYGPKIYGLTWALQYINLFMINTGFIILAGQALKATYGLFSDDGVLKLPYCIAISGFVCALFAIGIPYLSALRIWLGFSTLFSLMYIVIAVVLSSRDGITAPARDYSIPKSSQSTRVFTTIGSIADLVFAYNTGMLPEIQATIRPPVVKNMEKALWFQFTIGSLPLYAVVFVGYWAYGSSTSGYLLNSVTGPVWVKAVANLSAFFQTVIALHIFASPMYEFLDTKYGSGRGGPFEIHNVAFRVAVRGGYLTVNTLVAAVLPFLGDFMSLTGALSTFPLTFVLANHMYLMVKGPKLGAIQKSWHWLNVLGFTALAVAAAVSAIRLIMRDSSTYHFFADL from the exons ATGGAT GCCGCCTCCGCTTCGTCGTCTTGGCAAGACCTGCCCCCGCGCCTGCAATCCTACGACAACAGGGCGCCGCTCCTCCTGCCCGTCAAGATCATGGACGCCGCCGCCGACGACAAGCCGGAAATCTCCGACGATACGGCCCACCAGATTAGCGTTG ATCCTTGGTATCAAGTTGGCTTCGTCCTCACAACCGGGGTCAACAGCGCATACGTTCTAGGATACTCTGGATCAATCATGGTCCCTCTAGGCTGGATCGGCGGCACATGCGGCCTCCTCCTAGCTGCCGCCATATCCATGTACGCTAATGCTCTTCTTGCACGGCTTCATGAAGTCGGTGGCAAACGCCATATCAGATACAGAGACCTTGCTGGACACATATATG GACCGAAAATTTACGGGCTTACATGGGCTCTGCAGTACATTAACCTTTTCATGATCAACACTGGCTTTATCATCTTAGCTGGACAAGCTCTCAAG GCCACGTATGGACtgttcagtgatgatggagttctgaAACTCCCTTACTGCATTGCGATATCAGGATTCGTCTGTGCTCTTTTCGCCATTGGAATCCCTTATTTATCTGCCCTCAGGATTTGGTTGGGGTTCTCCACGCTTTTCAGCCTCATGTATATTGTGATAGCAGTTGTGCTGTCGTCGAGAGATGGGATAACCGCACCTGCAAGGGATTACAGCATCCCCAAATCATCGCAGTCAACTCGAGTCTTCACTACGATAGGTTCCATAGCAGACCTTGTGTTTGCTTACAACACCGGCATGCTGCCAGAAATTCAG GCAACCATCAGGCCTCCTGTGGTGAAGAACATGGAGAAAGCTCTATGGTTCCAGTTCACCATTGGCTCCTTGCCTCTCTATGCTGTAGTTTTTGTGGGTTACTGGGCTTATGGGTCCTCAACATCAGGCTACCTCCTCAACAGTGTCACAGGCCCAGTCTGGGTGAAAGCGGTTGCAAATCTGTCGGCATTTTTTCAGACAGTCATAGCGCTGCAC ATCTTTGCTAGCCCCATGTATGAATTCCTGGACACAAAATATGGAAGTGGGCGTGGTGGCCCTTTTGAGATCCACAACGTGGCGTTCAGAGTAGCAGTCAGAGGAGGCTACCTGACGGTGAACACGCTGGTGGCCGCGGTGCTCCCATTCCTCGGCGACTTCATGAGCCTGACGGGCGCCCTCAGCACCTTCCCGCTGACGTTTGTGCTCGCAAATCACATGTACCTGATGGTGAAGGGGCCTAAGCTGGGTGCCATCCAGAAATCATGGCACTGGCTCAATGTTCTTGGGTTCACTGCGCTGGCTGTTGCAGCGGCGGTCTCCGCAATAAGGCTCATCATGCGTGATTCCAGCACCTACCACTTCTTCGCTGATCTTTGA